CGCAGCGCGGCTACGCGCCGGATTACTGGGTCGCCACTGACGATCTCGCGGCCGGTGGCCGGCCAGGGCCGTGGATGGCGTTGCAGAACGTCATCGCGCTGGGCATCGATGCGGTGGCGCACTGCGTGAAAGTGGATGACGCGGTGCCGGGCATTACTGAAGGGTTGAACGCCGGGATGTGGAGTGTCGGATTGGCACTGTCCGGCAACGAGTTCGGTGCGACCTGGCAGGAGTACCGCCAAATGCCGGAAGGTGAGATAGAGCAGCGCCGTACGGCGGCCGCCGATAAGCTGTATGCGGCGGGCGCACATTATGTGATAGACACGCTGGCGCAATTGCCGGGCGTGATCGCCGACATCAACCGGCGGCTGGCCAACGGCGAGCGGCCGTAACGACCGAGCGCGGGGCATAAAAAAACCGGGGATGATCCCCGGTTTTTTTCGTTTTGAGACGGCGTTAACGGTGAGCCAATTCGACTTCGTCTTCGCTGTCCATCACGGCTTTGTCGGTTTGCTTCATCAGCTGGCTGGTAATGGTGCCCGCCGCCATGGAGCCGTTGACGTTCAGCGCGGTACGGCCCATGTCGATCAGCGGTTCGACCGAGATCAGCAGCGCGACCAGCGTCACCGGCAGACCCATCGCCGGCAGTACGATCAGCGCGGCGAAGGTGGCGCCGCCACCCACGCCCGCCACGCCGGCGGAGCTGATGGTGACGATGCCGACCAGGGTGGCGATCCACACCGGATCCAGCGGGTTGATGCCAACGGTTGGCGCAACCATTACCGCCAGCATTGCCGGGTAGAGGCCTGCGCAACCGTTCTGGCCGATGGTGGCGCCGAACGACGCCGAGAAGCTGGCGATGGATTCCGGCACGCCCAGGCGGCGGGTCTGCGCTTCCACGTTCAATGGAATGCTGGCGGCGCTGGAGCGGCTGGTGAAGGCGAAGGTGATCACCGGCCACACCTTGCGGAAGAACTTCATCGGGTTAACGCCGGTGAAGGCCAGCAGGACAGCGTGTACCACGAACATGATGGCCAGGCCGATGTACGAGGCCACCACGAAGCTACCGAGCTTGACGATGTCGTGAATGTTGGAACCGGCGACCACTTTGGTCATCAGCGCCAGCACGCCGTACGGCGTCAGCTTCATGACCAAACGCACCAGTTTCATCACCCAGGCCTGCAGGGTGTCGATAGCGACCAGCACGCGCTCGCCTTTCGGCTTGTCGTCTTTCAGCAGCTGCAGCGACGCCACGCCGAGGAAGGTGGCGAAGATCACCACGCTGATGATCGACGTCGGGCTGGCGCCAGTCAGATCGGCGAACGGGTTTTTCGGAATGAACGACAGCACCATCTGCGGCACGGTCAGATCGGCCAGTTTGCCCACGTAGTTGGTTTGGATCGCCGTCAGGCGAGCGCTTTCCTGCGCGCCTTGCACCAGACCTTCGGCGGTCAGGCCGAACAGGTTGGTGACCAGCACGCCCACGAGCGCCGAGATCAGCGTGGTGAACAGCAGCGTGCCGATAGTCAGGACGCTGATTTTGCCCAGGGAAGAGGCGTTGTGCAGCTTGGCCACCGCGCTCAGGATCGAGGCGAACACCAGCGGCATGACGATCATTTGCAACAGCTGCACATAGCCGTTGCCGACGATGTTGAACCAGCTGATGGATTCTTTCAGCACCGGGTTGTCGGAGCCGTACACCAGCTGCAGGCCCAGGCCGAACACCACGCCGACCACCAGGCCGACCAGCACTTTTTTCGCCAGGCTCCATTGCTTGTGGCGGGTTTGCGCCAACAGCAACAGGAGCGCGACAAACACCAGCACGTTAATCACGAGCGGAAGATTCATCCCCAATGTCTCCAATAATCTTTCTTATAAAAACGACTACGCATCACGTATGTCGCGATGTAAATATCGTAACAGTTTGCCGAGTGGCCTACTTATATCCAAATGGAATTTGATATAGCTTTTTGTGTGTTTTTGTTCGTTTTATATACGCAAGGGTGATGGGTTGAGTCTGTTTTTGTGATCAGAGTCTGATATTTCTGATTTGCTCAACATAGGATTGCACCGGCAGGGTGAAATCACCTTGCCAACAGATGGCAAACGCCACCAGGCACAGACACAGCACGCGCTCGAGCTGGTTGCCTTTTTGCGAGTTGAGCAGCGGCAGGCGAAAACGCCAGCGGCACGGCCACAGCAGCGGAACGCCGGCGGGGGTGAGCATATCGGCCAGCAGGTGGCTGAAGTAGCCGATGATCATGGCGTGCAGCGCGTCTGCCGGGATTGGCCAGCTGCGCGGCACGTCCAACTGGAACAGCGCCATGCCGCCGGCTATCGCCAGCAGGCTGTGGGTGAAGCCGCGGTGGCCGAAGGCGCGGGCGATGGGCAGGGCAATCCAGCGCAGACGCTGGCCCAGTACCGACTTGGGGTGATCGATGTCCGGCAGCAGCGAGGTCAGCAGCGCGGCGGGTATGATGTGCCACCAGTCGCCGGTAGCCAGCTCTGGCGTGACTTCCGCCTTCTTGGCGAAGATCGCGCAAGCGACAGAGAAAATGAGATGTCCTTCCGCAGTCATGCTGTTGCGATTCCGGCTGGTAAACTGTTAATTTATCCAGTATATGGGAAAATTCCCAGTAGTGGAAGCAGTTACCCTGTAACCAATTGTTTATTTTTCCCTGTTTTACAACGGCTTGTTAATGAAACGCCTAACAAATCATCGATTCTGACGTGAGGGAACGAAAAGCGGGCGATGGTCGGTGTGTAACGGAGAGACACGAAGGCGGTTTTCAGTGTGCGGCGGCGGGAGGAAGCGGCGGCCGCGAAGAGCGCTGCGTGGCAGTGACAACGCTCTGCGAACCGCCGCTTTCCCTGCCGCCCAGCATAGTAACAACAGCATGCCGATTCAATAATAATGAAACGCTGTTTCGTTTGTTTTGCGGCACAGATCCCTTTTATGACGCAGAGCGGAAAAGCCAGGGCGCCGGTGGCCGGCGCCGCAGGTCAGGCAACGTGGGCGGGGGTGAGCTGTTCCAGGGTCTCCAGCTTGTGATCAGCCAGCGCCCAGCGCGGATCGTGGCGGTATTCGGCGGCTGGGATCACGATGGAACGCATCCGCGCGGCCTTGGTGGCGATCATGCCGTTAAAGGAGTCTTCCAGCGTGATACAGCGCAGCGGATCGCTGCCCAGGCGTTCGGCGGCGATCAGGTAGACCTCCGGGTGCGGTTTGCTGTACGGCAGGTATTCGGCAGAAACCAGCTGATCAAAGTAACCCTCAAGATCGAACATTTTCAGCACCTGCTGTTGCATATGCAGCGGCGAGGCGGAGGCGAGACCGATGTTCAGCCCCTGGCTACGGCACAGCTCCAGCGCCTGCCGCACGCCCGGCAACAGCGGACGCGTCTCGTGCACCAGCTCGATGGCGCGTTCGATAATCCGCGCCGACACCTCATCGAGCGAAACCCCTTGCCAGGGCATCGCCTGGTACCACATCTTCACCACCAGATCGATGCGCAATCCCAGGGTGTCCGGCAGTTTGTGGCGATCGGACAGATCCAGACCCAGCGCGCCGAAGATATCCAGCTCGGCCTGCAGCCACAGCGGTTCTGAATCGATCAACAAGCCGTCCATATCAAAAATTGCGGTTTCAATGCGTTGCGAATAAGCCATTAACGGTTAACTCCTGCCGGCGCGGGTGAATGTCCCGCTACTGTAGCATTGCCGGCGGGGCGCTTCAAAACGGGGCCCCACCAACAAGGGGGCGTGAATCGCGGGTAAACTGTTGATTTCGGCGAATTCGGCTAAGCTTGTAGCACAGCGGGAATGAAGAAAACGGTGGGCGATTTTCGCCAACTGCAGGTAGACTTAGCCGATTCGGTTACGTCGCTAACAAGGGGAACACATGACGTATCAACAGGCCGGGCGTATCGCCATTTTGAAACGCATTCTCGGATGGGTGGTTTTTATCCCGGCGTTGCTGTCGACGCTGATTTCCGTGCTGGGCTTTATCTATCAGCACAGTGAAAAAACCAAGGGCATCAACGCGGTGATGCTGGATTTTGTCCACGTGATGGTGGATATGGTGCGCTTCAATACGCCGTTCCTGAACCTTTTCTGGTACAACTCGCCGGTGCCTGACGTGGATAAAAGCCTGTTCAGCGGCGCCAATCTGATGTTCATCATCATCTATATACTGATCTTCGTTGGGCTGGCGCTGCAGGCTTCCGGCGCGCGTATGTCGCGCCAGGTCAAGTTCATCCGCGAAGGGTTGGAAGATCAAATGATCCTGGAGCAGGCCAAGGGCAGCGAAGGACATACGCGCCAGCAGCTGGAGGAGCGCATTACGCTACCACACCACACCATCTTCCTGCAGTACTTCCCGCTGTACATCCTGCCGATCGTGATTGCGGTGATCGCCTGGTTCGTGATCCGCCTGCTGGGGCAGTTGGCCGGTGCGGCCTGAGCCATGAGCGGGGCGCCGAGCGGCGCCCCGAAAGGTTACGACGCCTCGGGCTGCAACAGCGCTTCCACCGCGCGTTGCGCAGCCACCAGATGCTGGCCGCCGAACAGGTTGCTGCGGTTGAGCAGGTAGTACAGCTGATACAGCGGCTGGCGCTCGATAAACCCGGCTCCCAGCGGCCATACGCTCTGATAGCCGTCGTAGATCTGCGGCGGCAGCTCCGGATACAGCGGCAGCATCGCTAAATCGCACTCTCGGTCGCCCCAGTAGCTGGCCGGATCGAACAGAATCGGCCCGTGGGCGGTCATCGCGCAGTTGCCCGGCCACAGGTTGCCGTGCAGTAGCGAAGGCTGCGGCTGGTGGTGCTGCAAGCGCAGATACACCCGATCGACGATGTCGTCGATATCGCCGAAGGTCATGCCTTTCTCCGCCGCCAGTTGCAGCTGCCAGCCGATGCGCTGCTCGGCGAAGAATTCCGACCAACGGCGCTGCCAGGCGTTGGGTTGCGGGGTGGTGGTCAGATCGCTGTCGAAGTCGAGACCGAACTGTGGTTGCTCACTCCACTGGTGCAAATGCGCCAACTGCTGGCCCAGGCAGTAGGCGCCGTGGGCGTCGAGGGGTTTCAGCTGCTGATACTCCAGCAGCAGGAAGCTGTAGTCGCGATCGCTGCCGACGCCGTACACTTCCGGCACCCGCACGCTTTTGCTGCGCGCCAGCAACGCCAGCTGATCGGCCTCGGCGGTGAATATCGGCAGTTGTTCACGGGCGTCGCATTTCACGAACACCTCGTTGTCACCGTAACTCACGCGCCACGCCGGGTGAATGTCGCCCCCGGGCAGTTCAATCCTTTCGCGTATCTCTGCGCTGCCAAGATGTTCACTTAACAGACGGCTAACGGCTTGCCACATGGTATTTCCCCCTCTGTGCTGCCTGATAATTCATTAGGTTAGCGTCTTTCCCGTGGTGAAAACACGACGCGGCGCACAGCCGGCGTCAAAGGCGGCGATTTTTTCAGCACCTCGCCAGCTCAAAGTATATACCCTATTGATTAATTTAAGCGCAATACCGGTTGCAACTTGATGACAACGAGGCAATGAGCAGGGGGAGGTGATGCGGCGAACAGAGGGCATCGCCGCATCGGGGAGTTAACCGCCGGCGGGGGCGGCTTGGTTACGCCGTAACGGACGTAGCTTGCTGTACAACAAGGCGATAACGAACAGCACGGCCTGCACGATGACGATGCAGGGCCCGGTGGCGCCGTCGATGTGGAAGCTGATCAGGGTGCCGAGCACGCAGGAGAACACCGACACCACCGTCGCCACCATCAGCATGCGGTCGAAGCGGCGACACAGCATAAAGGCGATGATGCCGGGGGCGATCAGCATGGCGATCACCAGGATCACCCCCACGGCCTGCAGCGAGGCGACGATGGTCATCGCCAGCAGACACAGCAGCCCGTAGTGCAGCAGCTTGACCGGCAGGCCAATTACTCGTGCATGATGTGGATCGAAGCAGTACAGCATGAAATCTTTACGCTTGAGCAACACTACCGCCAGAGTGATGCCGGCGATCAGCAGGGTTTGCTTCAGCTCGCCGTCGGTAATGCCCAGCATGTTGCCGAACAGAATGTGGCTCAGGTGCTGGTCGGTATCGATGCGCGAGAACAGCACCAGCCCGAAGGCGAACATGCCGGAAAAGACGATGCCCATCACCGTGTCTTCTTTCACCCGGCTGTTCTCTTTCAGGTAGCCGGTGGCTACCGCGCAAAAGATGCCGGAGAGGAACGCGCCGATCGCCAGCGGGATGCCGACCACGAACGCCACCACGATGCCGGGCAGCACCGCGTGCGAGATGGCGTCGCCCATCAGCGACCAGCCTTTGAGCACCAGATAGCAGGAGAGCACGGCGCACACTACGCCGGTGACGATAGCGGCGACGATCGCCCGCTGCATGAACGGGTAGGCGAAGGGTTCGCTGAGCAGTTGATACAGGGTGTCCATCAGCGGCCTCCGGTTTGCGAATGCGCCACGCGGCGCCGGGACGCCAGCAGGCCGTGTTTCGGTGCGAAGATGAACGCCGCCAGGAACACCAGCGTTTGCAGGGTGACGATAACGCCCCCGGTGGCGCCGTCGAGGAAGAAACTCAGGTACGCGCCAACGCCGCTGGTCAGTGCGCCGATGATGATGGCGATGATCACCAGCCGGCTGAAGCGATCGGTCAGCAGGTAGGCGGTAGCGCCCGGCGTGATCACCATGGCGATCACCAGAATGGCGCCGACGGTCTGCAGCGCGGCGACGGTGCAGGCGCTGAGCAGGGTGAAAAACAGGATCTTCAGCCGCAGTGGCGACAGGCCGATCGACACCGCGTGGCTTTCGTCGAAGAACACCGCCAGCAGGTCTTTCCACACCAGGCACAGGATCAGCAGCGAAACGCCGATGATGATTTCCACCTGCAGCACGTCTTCGTCGGCGATGCCGAGGATATTGCCGAAGATGATCGATTGCACGTTGACCGCGGTGGGGTTGAGCGACACGATCAGCAGGCCGACGGCGAAGAAGGTGGAGAAAATAAAGCCGATGATGGCGTCTTCGCGCAGCCGGGTGATGTGGCGCACCAGCGTCATTGCCAGCGCCGCCAGCATGCCGGTGAAGAAGGCGCCGGCGGCGTAGGGCAGACCAAGCGCGTAGGCGCCGGCCACGCCGGGTACCACCGAGTGCGACAGCGCATCGCCCATCAGCGACCATCCCTTCAGCATCAGGTAGGCGGAGAGGAACGCACAGGCGGCGCCGACGATGGCGCTGACCCAGATGGCTTTCACCATGTAGTTATAACTGAAAGGTTGCAGCAGAAGGTCCAGCATCAGGATTGTTTCTCCCTGGCCTGGCTGTTGGCCGGCGGATCGCTCTTGGTGTGGCCGTAGAAGACCGCCGGGCGCTCATCGTCGGTCAACACCGTAACGGTGCGCGGATCGTTGTCGTCGTGCAGATCTGGGCCGGAGAGGTTGATATGGCGCAGCACGCCGCCGAACGCCTGCTCCAGGTTGCTCTGGGTGAAGGTGGTCTCGGTCGGGCCGGCGGCCAGCACCGTGCGGTTGATGAGGATCACCCGATCGCAGAACTCCGGCACGCTGCCGAGGTTATGGGTGGAGACCAGGATCAGGTGCCCCTCATCGCGCAGCGCGCGCAGCAGCTCGATAATGGCGTTCTCGGTTTTCACATCCACGCCGGTGAACGGTTCGTCCAGCAACAGCACGGTGCCCTGTTGCGCCAGCGCGCGCGCCAGGAACACGCGTTTCTTCTGGCCGCCGGACAGCTCGCCGATCTGGCGGCCGCGCAGCTCGCTCAAGCCGACGCGCTCCAGCGCCTTGTCGACCCGCAACCGATCCTCGCGCGACGGAATGCGCAGAAAGTTCATCTTGCCGTAGCGCCCCATCATCACCACGTCCTCCACCAGCACCGGGAAGTTCCAGTCGACGTCTTCGGTCTGCGGCACGTAGGCGATCAGGTTCTTTTTCAGCGCGTCCGCCACCGGTTTGTCGCTGAGCGACACCTGGCCGGCGGTGGGCCTGACCAGGCCCATGATGCTTTTGAACAACGTTGACTTGCCGCTGCCATTGACGCCGACCAGCGCGCAGATAGAACCGCCGCTCAGGGTGAAGCTGGCGTTATGAATGGCGGTGTGCCCGTTGTTGTAGGTCACGGTTACGTCGTCCACGTTCAATTCAGGGCGGACAAACGGCTCATGGGTCATTGATCGAATCCTTTGGCGATAGTTTGCACGGTGGTGTTAAGCAGGTCGATATAGGTCGGCACCGGGCCATCGCGGGTGGACAGCGAATCCACGTACAGCACGCCGCCGTATTTGGCACCGGTTTCTTTCGCCACCTGTTTGGCAGGCTTGTCGGAAATGGTGCTCTCGCTGAATACCACCGGAATATGGTGGGCCCGCACCGCATCGATCACCCGGCGTACCTGCTGCGGCGAACCTTGCTCATCGGCGTTGATCGGCCACAGATAAACTTCTTTCAGCTGATAGTCCTGCGCCAGATAGCTAAAGGCGCCTTCGCTGGTTACC
The sequence above is drawn from the Serratia sp. FDAARGOS_506 genome and encodes:
- a CDS encoding L-cystine transporter; translated protein: MNLPLVINVLVFVALLLLLAQTRHKQWSLAKKVLVGLVVGVVFGLGLQLVYGSDNPVLKESISWFNIVGNGYVQLLQMIVMPLVFASILSAVAKLHNASSLGKISVLTIGTLLFTTLISALVGVLVTNLFGLTAEGLVQGAQESARLTAIQTNYVGKLADLTVPQMVLSFIPKNPFADLTGASPTSIISVVIFATFLGVASLQLLKDDKPKGERVLVAIDTLQAWVMKLVRLVMKLTPYGVLALMTKVVAGSNIHDIVKLGSFVVASYIGLAIMFVVHAVLLAFTGVNPMKFFRKVWPVITFAFTSRSSAASIPLNVEAQTRRLGVPESIASFSASFGATIGQNGCAGLYPAMLAVMVAPTVGINPLDPVWIATLVGIVTISSAGVAGVGGGATFAALIVLPAMGLPVTLVALLISVEPLIDMGRTALNVNGSMAAGTITSQLMKQTDKAVMDSEDEVELAHR
- a CDS encoding metal-dependent hydrolase; amino-acid sequence: MTAEGHLIFSVACAIFAKKAEVTPELATGDWWHIIPAALLTSLLPDIDHPKSVLGQRLRWIALPIARAFGHRGFTHSLLAIAGGMALFQLDVPRSWPIPADALHAMIIGYFSHLLADMLTPAGVPLLWPCRWRFRLPLLNSQKGNQLERVLCLCLVAFAICWQGDFTLPVQSYVEQIRNIRL
- the hxpB gene encoding hexitol phosphatase HxpB; its protein translation is MAYSQRIETAIFDMDGLLIDSEPLWLQAELDIFGALGLDLSDRHKLPDTLGLRIDLVVKMWYQAMPWQGVSLDEVSARIIERAIELVHETRPLLPGVRQALELCRSQGLNIGLASASPLHMQQQVLKMFDLEGYFDQLVSAEYLPYSKPHPEVYLIAAERLGSDPLRCITLEDSFNGMIATKAARMRSIVIPAAEYRHDPRWALADHKLETLEQLTPAHVA
- a CDS encoding YniB family protein, yielding MTYQQAGRIAILKRILGWVVFIPALLSTLISVLGFIYQHSEKTKGINAVMLDFVHVMVDMVRFNTPFLNLFWYNSPVPDVDKSLFSGANLMFIIIYILIFVGLALQASGARMSRQVKFIREGLEDQMILEQAKGSEGHTRQQLEERITLPHHTIFLQYFPLYILPIVIAVIAWFVIRLLGQLAGAA
- a CDS encoding fructosamine kinase family protein; its protein translation is MWQAVSRLLSEHLGSAEIRERIELPGGDIHPAWRVSYGDNEVFVKCDAREQLPIFTAEADQLALLARSKSVRVPEVYGVGSDRDYSFLLLEYQQLKPLDAHGAYCLGQQLAHLHQWSEQPQFGLDFDSDLTTTPQPNAWQRRWSEFFAEQRIGWQLQLAAEKGMTFGDIDDIVDRVYLRLQHHQPQPSLLHGNLWPGNCAMTAHGPILFDPASYWGDRECDLAMLPLYPELPPQIYDGYQSVWPLGAGFIERQPLYQLYYLLNRSNLFGGQHLVAAQRAVEALLQPEAS
- a CDS encoding metal ABC transporter permease, with the protein product MDTLYQLLSEPFAYPFMQRAIVAAIVTGVVCAVLSCYLVLKGWSLMGDAISHAVLPGIVVAFVVGIPLAIGAFLSGIFCAVATGYLKENSRVKEDTVMGIVFSGMFAFGLVLFSRIDTDQHLSHILFGNMLGITDGELKQTLLIAGITLAVVLLKRKDFMLYCFDPHHARVIGLPVKLLHYGLLCLLAMTIVASLQAVGVILVIAMLIAPGIIAFMLCRRFDRMLMVATVVSVFSCVLGTLISFHIDGATGPCIVIVQAVLFVIALLYSKLRPLRRNQAAPAGG
- the yfeC gene encoding iron/manganese ABC transporter permease subunit YfeC, translated to MLDLLLQPFSYNYMVKAIWVSAIVGAACAFLSAYLMLKGWSLMGDALSHSVVPGVAGAYALGLPYAAGAFFTGMLAALAMTLVRHITRLREDAIIGFIFSTFFAVGLLIVSLNPTAVNVQSIIFGNILGIADEDVLQVEIIIGVSLLILCLVWKDLLAVFFDESHAVSIGLSPLRLKILFFTLLSACTVAALQTVGAILVIAMVITPGATAYLLTDRFSRLVIIAIIIGALTSGVGAYLSFFLDGATGGVIVTLQTLVFLAAFIFAPKHGLLASRRRVAHSQTGGR
- a CDS encoding manganese/iron ABC transporter ATP-binding protein, encoding MTHEPFVRPELNVDDVTVTYNNGHTAIHNASFTLSGGSICALVGVNGSGKSTLFKSIMGLVRPTAGQVSLSDKPVADALKKNLIAYVPQTEDVDWNFPVLVEDVVMMGRYGKMNFLRIPSREDRLRVDKALERVGLSELRGRQIGELSGGQKKRVFLARALAQQGTVLLLDEPFTGVDVKTENAIIELLRALRDEGHLILVSTHNLGSVPEFCDRVILINRTVLAAGPTETTFTQSNLEQAFGGVLRHINLSGPDLHDDNDPRTVTVLTDDERPAVFYGHTKSDPPANSQAREKQS